CACCGACTGGACCGCCGAACTCGACAACTGGCTCCGCCAGTCCCTGTCCCGCCGAGGCCTCTTCTCCTGACCCCAACCCCCACCCCCACCCCCACCCCCACCCCCACCCCCCGCGCGCCCCCCTTCCGGCCCGTTGATCATGAAGTTATTGCCACGACACGCCGAGGCGGCGGGCAATAACTTCATGATCAACCAGGGTGGCGGGGGTGGGGTGGGGTTAGAGGTCCAGGAGGAGGGTTCGGGGGCCTACGTTGGTGCTTTCCACCAGCATGTGGGCGCGGAAGCGGCCGGTTTCCACCGGGGCGTTGCGCTGGCGCAGTGCGTCGACGACCGCGGTCACCAGTGGTTCGGCCACCTCGGCGGGGGCGGCTGCCGTCCAACTTGGACGGCGACCCTTGCGGGCGTCCCCATAGAGGGTGAACTGGCTGACCACCAGGATCGGCGCGCCGGTGTCGGCGGCGGACCGCTCGTCGTCCAGGATGCGCAACTCGTGCACCTTGCGGGCCATCGTCTGAGCGGTCTCCGCGGTGTCGGTGTGGGTCACCCCGAGCAGCACCAGCAGGCCGTTCTCGATCGCGCCGACCACCTCGCCGTCCACTGTCACGCTGGCCCGCCCGACGGTCTGCACCACCGCACGCATCAGCAGCCCGCCGCAACGCCGGCAGCCGGCGCAGAACCTGCCCGCGTCACGCGGTCACCGCCTCGATGAAGCCGCGCTCCACCAGGTGCGCCACGATCGGGCCCGCGGCCTCGGCCATCTCGTCGGGCTCGACGTCGTGCGCGGCGGCGAGCAGGGCGAGCTGGTCGCGCAGCGGTAGGCGGCCGTCGGCGCCACCGACCAGGGCCAGCACCAGCGGGTCGATCTCCTCGGTCCAGCGCAGGCCGTGCGGCATCGCGAGGACCTGCCGGTCCACCCCCCAGCCCTCGTCACCCATGGTGGCCTCCTGGCGCAGTTGGAGGCCCTCGGCGGCCCGGTAGCGCTCGGCGAGCAGCGCTTCGGTGTCGCGTACCCGCAGAAAGTCCTGGCGGTCGAACCAGGCGGCCACCTGGTCGCCCAGCGGCGGCTGCACCCGCTGGCGCAGGTCCTCCACCCGGACCACCGGGTCGGCGTGCCCACCCCGTCGCAGCGACACGATGCCGAAGCCGATCCCCTCCACCTTGTGCGCGTCGAACCAGTCGAGCCAGGCGGCCATCCGCTGCGGGTCGGTGGTCTCGCCGGCGTCGGTGAGCCACAGGTCGACGTACGCCATCGGGTCTGCCACCTCGCGCTGGATGACCCAGGCGTCCAGGCCGGTCCCGGAGAACCAGCCGGCGACCCACTCGTCCCACTCCTCGCCGGCGACGTGCACCCAGTTTGCCAGGTACTGCATGGTGCCGCCCTCGGTGAGCAGGCCCGGGGCGGCGGCGGCCAGCTCGGCGCCGATCGCGTCACCGACCCGGCCGGAGTCACGGTAGACGTGCGTGGTGGTGCCCGGGCCGACCACGAACGGCGGGTTGCTCACCACCAGGTCGAAGCGTCGGCCGGCAACCGGGGCGACCAGGTCGCCGCGCAGCAGCTCCCAGTCCTGACCATTGAGGGCGGCGGTGGTTCTGGCGAAGCGCAGTGCCCGCTCCGAGAGGTCGGTGGCCGTCACCGAGTCGGCGTGGGTGGCCAGGTGCAGGGCCTGGACGCCAGAGCCGGTGCCGAGGTCCAGCGCGCTGCCCACCGGCCGGCGGATGGTCGCCCCGATCAGGGTGTGGGTGGCCCCGCCGATGCCGAGCACGTGCTCGGCGTGCAACGGGCGACCCGGTCGGGCACTGGCCGGCACGTCGGCGAGCACCCACCAGTCGTCGCCGTACGGCTCCAGGTCGACGCCGGCACGCAGCCCGTCGCCGTACCGCTCGACCAGCCCGCCGGCCAGCGCCTCCTGCAGGCTCAGTGGCGCCAGCGCGGCGGCCACCAGCGCTTCCGGCTCGGTCTGGTCGCAGATGAACACCCGGATCAGGGTGCCCAGTGGGTCGCCGTCCTCGGTGGCGCGCAGCGCGGCCCGGTAGTCGTTGCGGGCGACGGCGGTGGTCGCCTGGGCGCCCAGGCGCTCGGCGATGCCGTGGCTGGTGAAACCGGTCCGGGTCAGCGCGTCGCGCAGCGCGTCGACGCCGGCGGGGGAGAGCAGCATGTCGTGTTCGTCCACCCCGACATCCTGCCTGCCGTCGCGGAGAAAGCCGTCACCACCCGCGAGATTCGACCCCGACCTCCGGCCGCTTCAGCTCCGCACCGGTCGGGGCCGAGGGCCCGCCGGGCACCGCCACGACCAGGTCCGGCGGTACGACCGTCGCCAGCCCTCGGCGTGCGGCCATCCGGTCGACGACCAGGGCGTACGCGGACAGCACCAGCACGTCGACGAGGACGAGCTGCCATGGGGCGTCGGCCATCGTCTCGTCGGCGCTGAGCCCGCCGAACGCCGCCGCCAGGGTGAACGCGGTCAGATTGTTCACCACGTGCAGCGCGATCGCGGCCTCGAGCCCGCCGGTTCGCACCGTCAACCAGCCGAACAACGCGCCCATGAATGCCAGGTCCAGGAAACCCCAGATCGTGCCCCAGCCGTGTGCCGCGGCGAAGAGCACCGCCTGAAGGGCGATCGCGGGCCAGGGTGAGCGAAGGTACGCGCCAACGGCCTGTAACAGCCAGCCCCGGAAGGCGTACTCCTCCGCGGCGGCCTGGAATGGCACCAGCAGCAGGACCATCAGCAGGCCGGCGGCGAACTCCGGCCCACCCACCCACGTGTCCGCCGGGGCGAGCACCGAGCTCTCGCCGGTCAGCCCGAGCAGCAGGTCCGCGCCGAACAGCATGACGATGATCAGCGGCGTGGCGATCAGGAGGCAGCAGCCGAGCCAGTTCCACCGCAGCCGGCCGAGCACCGACGAGAGCGTGCCTGCGGGCCGGCGCTGCACGAGCCAGGCCGCGCCGAACAGAAGTGGGAGTAACAACGCCAGCGAGGCGATCAGCAGTGCGGCGTCCGGAATCGGGCCGAAGGTGGGAAGCCCGTCGGCGTCGTACGGGCGGTTGGTGAGCTCGGCCACGACGGCGGCGACGCCGAAGAGTAGGCAGAGGACCACCACCGCCGAGACAACCAGCGCGACGGTGCCGACGAGGGGCTGCCACCAGCGGTGCCGGGCAGTGCGGCCGAGCCGGTGGTACGGGGAACCGGGCGGGGCGGTCCACAGCATGTCGTCGAGCGTGGCAGACGAGCGCCACGTGTCGCGAGACGATCGGAGCGTCGGCGTCCGCCCGGATCGGTGGGCCAGGCAGGATGGTCCGCATGACGCTAGTGCTGCCCATCGACCCAGAGGCCAACCGGTTGCTGGAGCGCAGCCCACTGGCCCTGCTCATCGGGATGACCCTGGACCAGCAGGTGCCGATGGAGAAGGCGTTCTCCTCGCCGTACGTGCTGGCGCAGCGGCTCGGCCACGAACTGGACGCGGTCGAGCTGGCCGGGTACGACCCGGAGGCCCTGGTCGCGCTCTTCGCCCAGCCGCCCGCACTGCACCGGTTTCCGAAGGCGATGGCGGCCCGGGTGCAGGAGGTCTGCCAGGTCCTGGTGGAGCGCTACGACGGTGACGCGGCGCTGCTCTGGGCCGACGTCGCCGACGGGCCGGAGCTGCTGCGCCGGGTCTCCGGGCTGCCCGGCTTCGGCAAGCAGAAGGCGCAGATCTTCGTAGCTCTGCTCGGAAAGCGGTTCGGGGTCACCCCGCAGGACTGGCGGACGGCGGCCGGCGGGTACGGCGACCCGGGCGCGTACCGGTCGGTGGCCGACGTCACCGACGCCGACTCGTTGCGCCAGGTGCGGGAGTACAAGCAGCAGATGAAGGCAGCGGCCAAGGCGAAGACCGCCGGCGGCTGAAAGCGACCGGCCTGGTGGGGGCTGTCGCTCAGGCCGCGGTGGGGTGCGCCAGCGAGGCCAGCGCGCGCCGGACGTCGGCCAGCGAGACGGTCGCGGAGTCGTCCAGGTCGGCGAGGCCGGCCTCGATCCACTGGCGCATCAGCGTGGTGACCCCGATGCCTCGGGCGTCGGCGGCGGCCCGCACCCGCTCGTACGTCTCCAGTGGCAGCCGGACCGACCGGCTCACCATCGGCACGTCGGTGTCGGGGGCGGGGAGGTCCACCCCCGGGCCCTCGTCGATCAGCTCGGCGATGCGGTCGTCGCCGCTGTGGAACTGCTTGGTCGCGTCGTTTCGGTGCATCGTCACGGCCTCCTCATCGGCGAGATCTCCGCACGGCCTCGTCGTAGCGCTTGGACTCGGCGTCGCTCAGCTCACGAGCGGAGAGGATGTCCCAGTCGTTGTCGGTGCCATCGGCCTCGGCGAGCAGCACCGCCAGTCGGCGGCCCCGACGGGCGGCGGCGTAGACCACCATCACGTCGTCACCCAGATGGCGGATCACCCGTCGGGCGCTGTGCAGCGCCTCCCAGACTTCCCCGGGTGTGACGTCGTAGACCCTCAGGTTGGCCAACGCCTCGTCGGTGAAGCTGAACCTGCTGCCCACGCCAGGCAGCGTACCACGCACGTAACACGCGACGGGATGAGTCGAAGTTCGCTGATCACGGCCCTGCGGTGACAGGATGAGGCGTAACCCCCTCGAGGAGGTCCATGGTGAAGCGTCAGGCGTACCAGCCGATTCTGATCACCGACGCCTCGCGCAGCCAGGGTGACCAGCTCACCAGCCGTCAGCGCCGCTACGTCCTGATGATGGGCATCCGGGTGGCCTGCATCATCGCCGGCGCGATCCTGGTCGGTGCGAACGCCCCGCTGCTCTGGCTCTGGCTGCCGTTGTGCGCCCTCGGCATGGTGCTCATCCCCTGGCTGGCCGTGCTGCTGGCCAACGACCGGCCGCCGAAGGAAGAGCACCGGCTGGCCAACAGGTTCCACCGCCGGCACACGGACGACACCCCGCCGATGAGCCTCACCGCCGAGGAGCGCCCGCACAAGGTCATCGACGCCGAACCCTGACCCGCGAACGGGCCAGGGTTCGAGCACTCGGGAGCCGCGGCCGTGCGCTGGCGACTACGGCTGCGGTCGTGCGCCGACGGTGGAGACGGCCAGCGCCCCCAGGTCGGTGGCGCGGCTCAGCGCCGCGGCCGGGGTGGCACCCGCGAGCCAGGCCGTGAGCAGGCCAGCCGCGAAGGCGTCCCCCGCCCCCGTGACATCCACCACCGCAACCCGCCGGGCCGCAGCCACGCGGACCGCCGCGGTGCGGTCGACCCAGACCGCGCCGGCCCCGCCGCGCTTGACCACGACCCGCCGGGCCGTCGCCGACAACGCCCGCCCCTGCGCCGCCGGGTCCAGCCCACCGGCGAGCACGGTGGCCTCGTCCGCGTTGACCAGCAGCAGGTCGACGTCGCGTACCCAACTCAGGAACGCCGCCGCGCCCACTCGCCGCAGCGGCGCCGCGGAGGCCGCGTCGACGCTGGTGGTGAGCCCACGCTCGCGCGCGGCGGCCAGCGCCCGCAGCCCGGCGTCGCGCGACCCGGCGTCCAACAGGGTGTACGCGGACAGGTGCAGGTGCCCTGCGTCGGGCACCGCCGCGAGGGCCCGCTCGACGTGCGCGCCGGTCAGCCGCAGGTTCGCGCCCCGCTGGCTGACCATGGTGCGCTCGTCGTCGGTGGCCAACACGATCACCGTGCCGGTCGCCACGCCCTCGACGCGTTCGATCGCGCAGTCGACACCCGCCCGCTCCAGCTCGGCCACCCGGTCCCGTCCGGCGTCGTCGTCACCGACGGCGCCGACGAGCGTGACGTCCACCCGCTGCGCCGCTACCCAGGCGGCGGTGTTGGCCGCCTGACCGCCGCCGCCGATGCTGATCTCGGCTCCGGTGTCCGAGCCGGCCGCGAGCGGCCCGGACAGCACGGCGACCACATCGGTGATCACGTCCCCGACGACGACCATCCGGGCCGGTCGGGTCATGCCGGGCCGGTGGTGCGGCGGGCCGCTGCGGCGACCGCGATCCGCGCGGCCAGGTCGGCGTTGCGCAGGATGATCCGGACGTTCACCGCCAGGCTCGCGCCCTCGGTGGCCGAGTGGAAGTACGACAGCAGGTACGGCGTCACGGCCTTACCGGTGACCCCGTCCTGCTCCAGCAGGGCTAGGCCGTCGGCGAGCGTCCGGTCGTGCAGCTCCGGGTCGAGCTGCTCCTCGACCGGCAGCGGGTTGGCGACGAGCAGTCCGCCGGTGTGCACGGCGTGCTCGTCGCGGGCGGCGAGCACGGCGGCGACCTGCTCCGGCGAGTCCACCGACCAGTCCAGGTCGAAGCCGGCGTCGGTCAGGTAGAAGCCGGGGAACCGGCGGGTGCGGTAACCGACCACGGCGACCCCGAGGGTCTCCAACCGCTCCAGCGTCGCGCCCACGTCGAGGATCGACTTGACCCCGGCGCAGACCACCGCGATCGGAGTCTGGGCCAGGGTGCCCAGGTCCGCCGACTCGTCGAAGGTGTGC
This portion of the Micromonospora zamorensis genome encodes:
- the dtd gene encoding D-aminoacyl-tRNA deacylase codes for the protein MRAVVQTVGRASVTVDGEVVGAIENGLLVLLGVTHTDTAETAQTMARKVHELRILDDERSAADTGAPILVVSQFTLYGDARKGRRPSWTAAAPAEVAEPLVTAVVDALRQRNAPVETGRFRAHMLVESTNVGPRTLLLDL
- a CDS encoding DUF7059 domain-containing protein, which encodes MDEHDMLLSPAGVDALRDALTRTGFTSHGIAERLGAQATTAVARNDYRAALRATEDGDPLGTLIRVFICDQTEPEALVAAALAPLSLQEALAGGLVERYGDGLRAGVDLEPYGDDWWVLADVPASARPGRPLHAEHVLGIGGATHTLIGATIRRPVGSALDLGTGSGVQALHLATHADSVTATDLSERALRFARTTAALNGQDWELLRGDLVAPVAGRRFDLVVSNPPFVVGPGTTTHVYRDSGRVGDAIGAELAAAAPGLLTEGGTMQYLANWVHVAGEEWDEWVAGWFSGTGLDAWVIQREVADPMAYVDLWLTDAGETTDPQRMAAWLDWFDAHKVEGIGFGIVSLRRGGHADPVVRVEDLRQRVQPPLGDQVAAWFDRQDFLRVRDTEALLAERYRAAEGLQLRQEATMGDEGWGVDRQVLAMPHGLRWTEEIDPLVLALVGGADGRLPLRDQLALLAAAHDVEPDEMAEAAGPIVAHLVERGFIEAVTA
- a CDS encoding CPBP family intramembrane glutamic endopeptidase — translated: MLWTAPPGSPYHRLGRTARHRWWQPLVGTVALVVSAVVVLCLLFGVAAVVAELTNRPYDADGLPTFGPIPDAALLIASLALLLPLLFGAAWLVQRRPAGTLSSVLGRLRWNWLGCCLLIATPLIIVMLFGADLLLGLTGESSVLAPADTWVGGPEFAAGLLMVLLLVPFQAAAEEYAFRGWLLQAVGAYLRSPWPAIALQAVLFAAAHGWGTIWGFLDLAFMGALFGWLTVRTGGLEAAIALHVVNNLTAFTLAAAFGGLSADETMADAPWQLVLVDVLVLSAYALVVDRMAARRGLATVVPPDLVVAVPGGPSAPTGAELKRPEVGVESRGW
- a CDS encoding HhH-GPD-type base excision DNA repair protein, which encodes MVRMTLVLPIDPEANRLLERSPLALLIGMTLDQQVPMEKAFSSPYVLAQRLGHELDAVELAGYDPEALVALFAQPPALHRFPKAMAARVQEVCQVLVERYDGDAALLWADVADGPELLRRVSGLPGFGKQKAQIFVALLGKRFGVTPQDWRTAAGGYGDPGAYRSVADVTDADSLRQVREYKQQMKAAAKAKTAGG
- a CDS encoding DUF3099 domain-containing protein, which encodes MVKRQAYQPILITDASRSQGDQLTSRQRRYVLMMGIRVACIIAGAILVGANAPLLWLWLPLCALGMVLIPWLAVLLANDRPPKEEHRLANRFHRRHTDDTPPMSLTAEERPHKVIDAEP
- a CDS encoding carbohydrate kinase family protein, coding for MTRPARMVVVGDVITDVVAVLSGPLAAGSDTGAEISIGGGGQAANTAAWVAAQRVDVTLVGAVGDDDAGRDRVAELERAGVDCAIERVEGVATGTVIVLATDDERTMVSQRGANLRLTGAHVERALAAVPDAGHLHLSAYTLLDAGSRDAGLRALAAARERGLTTSVDAASAAPLRRVGAAAFLSWVRDVDLLLVNADEATVLAGGLDPAAQGRALSATARRVVVKRGGAGAVWVDRTAAVRVAAARRVAVVDVTGAGDAFAAGLLTAWLAGATPAAALSRATDLGALAVSTVGARPQP
- a CDS encoding pseudouridine-5'-phosphate glycosidase, producing the protein MNDFRISYGTEVAEALRDGLPVVALESTIVSHGLPRPENLRVAREIEQTVRDAGAVPATIGMISGRLVVGLDDAQLTRLATVDGVTKLSVRDLALAAATGADGATTVAATSAVAAAAGIGVFATGGLGGVHREAAHTFDESADLGTLAQTPIAVVCAGVKSILDVGATLERLETLGVAVVGYRTRRFPGFYLTDAGFDLDWSVDSPEQVAAVLAARDEHAVHTGGLLVANPLPVEEQLDPELHDRTLADGLALLEQDGVTGKAVTPYLLSYFHSATEGASLAVNVRIILRNADLAARIAVAAAARRTTGPA